One genomic window of Legionella jordanis includes the following:
- the pheS gene encoding phenylalanine--tRNA ligase subunit alpha: MQDINRLQQQASEAIAKANDLATLEAIRVDYLGKKGQLTEILKSLAHLSAEERPKVGQFVNQAKREISSLIEEKVLKIKEIQLEEKLHAERIDVTLPGRRNKPGSLHPVSQVKQCINDYFSRLGFDIVTGPEIETEFYNFEALNIPDHHPARAMHDTFYFGDGRLLRTHTSPVQIRTMEKRTPPLRLIAPGRVYRCDSDVTHTPMFHQVEGLLIDKQATLAGLKGLLQDFFAYFFGRQLALRFRASYFPFTEPSAEVDIECTQCFGKGCRSCKFTGWLEVLGCGMVHPNVLKAVGISPEEYQGWAFGMGIDRLAMLYFGIEDLRMMFENDLTFLKQF; this comes from the coding sequence ATGCAGGACATTAACCGGTTACAGCAACAAGCATCAGAGGCTATCGCCAAGGCAAACGATCTCGCCACTCTCGAAGCCATTCGCGTGGATTATCTGGGTAAAAAAGGCCAATTAACGGAAATTTTGAAAAGCTTAGCGCATTTATCTGCCGAAGAAAGACCCAAGGTTGGACAGTTTGTTAATCAGGCTAAACGTGAAATCAGCTCTTTAATTGAAGAAAAAGTCCTTAAAATTAAAGAAATACAGCTTGAAGAAAAATTGCACGCTGAACGAATTGATGTCACCCTACCTGGACGGCGCAATAAGCCCGGTTCATTACATCCGGTAAGCCAGGTCAAGCAATGCATCAATGATTATTTTAGCCGCTTGGGTTTTGATATTGTAACTGGTCCTGAAATAGAAACCGAATTCTATAATTTTGAGGCTTTGAATATTCCAGATCATCATCCAGCAAGAGCCATGCACGACACATTTTATTTTGGTGATGGCCGCTTGTTGCGTACGCATACCTCTCCAGTTCAAATTCGAACCATGGAAAAAAGAACTCCGCCTTTGCGCTTGATTGCTCCAGGCCGTGTGTATCGCTGTGATTCAGACGTTACGCATACTCCCATGTTTCATCAGGTAGAAGGCTTATTGATTGATAAACAAGCAACACTGGCAGGCCTTAAAGGCTTATTACAAGACTTTTTCGCTTACTTCTTTGGTCGACAATTGGCTCTTCGTTTTAGGGCCTCGTATTTTCCTTTTACCGAACCTTCCGCGGAAGTGGACATTGAGTGCACCCAATGCTTTGGAAAAGGTTGCCGTTCTTGCAAATTTACCGGCTGGTTGGAGGTATTGGGCTGCGGAATGGTACATCCCAATGTCCTAAAAGCAGTAGGGATTTCACCCGAAGAATACCAGGGATGGGCTTTTGGAATGGGGATTGACCGCCTAGCCATGCTTTATTTCGGTATCGAAGATTTGCGCATGATGTTTGAAAATGATTTAACATTTTTAAAACAATTTTAG
- the rplT gene encoding 50S ribosomal protein L20 gives MPRVKRGVTAKARHKKILDQAKGYYGARSRTYRVAKQAVIKAGQYAYRDRRQKKRQFRALWITRINAQARECGLSYSRLIAGLKKAAIELDRKVLADMAVYDKAAFAAIAEKAKAALA, from the coding sequence ATGCCAAGAGTAAAACGTGGTGTGACGGCAAAAGCACGTCATAAGAAAATTTTAGATCAAGCTAAAGGTTATTACGGTGCCCGTAGTCGGACTTACCGTGTTGCCAAACAAGCCGTTATCAAAGCTGGCCAATACGCTTATCGCGATCGTCGACAAAAGAAACGTCAATTTCGCGCTTTGTGGATTACACGTATTAATGCACAAGCCCGTGAGTGTGGTTTGTCATACAGTCGTTTAATTGCAGGTTTGAAGAAAGCTGCTATTGAACTGGACCGCAAGGTTTTAGCGGATATGGCTGTATATGATAAAGCCGCTTTTGCAGCCATTGCTGAAAAAGCGAAAGCAGCACTTGCATAG